The region ATGGGCTATCGGTATCAGTGAAAAAACCGGTCAACCTTTGTAGTGAAAGCAGCCCTAGTAATATCGCACTAGCTGTTAGCGCACAACCGACTTCATCTGACGGAACTCTCTTCGAAATCGAATCTGTTAAGAGTCATATACACAATAACAAGCCTGGTCAATGGGTCCTAGTACATTATGAAGGTGCAGTGTACCCTGGGTTAATTAATAATGTTGatgaggatgatgatgattacaaTATTACATGTATGGCAACAGCTGGTGAAAATAGATACTTCTGGACAAAAAGACCTGATATACTCTGGTACTCTTATGATGATATTGCCTGTGTAATTGAAGAGCCCAAAAGAATCACAAAGAATCGTGATCATTTTAAGAATGATCCAATAATTTGGAAACGTTTTTCGAATTCAGAGTGAATTAGTCTTCTAAGCTTATCGAAAATTAGATTTTAGTAAGCTTACATGCACTTTCCCTCAGTATAGTAAGCATTTGTACTGTGCATCTATGTGTAACAGAAATGACCTGTCATTCCTGTTATTGTAACAGGAATGACAGGTCATTCCTATTATATGCTGATGTCATTCCCGTTATGGTTATAATATTTGTTATAATTTttagagattttaaaatgaattgtgttttttgctgcatttgaaatattgtttgaaCTGCTTTCAAGGAtctgaaaatgagaaatgaaGAATACTcaacttaaaaaaaaatatatgaatttttatgtcgtcaaataagatttttctaatttttttgtaaTCAGCAGAATTTACGGCAGATGAGAGTCCGCCATATTTAAATTCCGAAGTGAGGCATGTTAACATTGATTACGTATCCCGGCCCATCACACACTCCAGTGTGTACACAAAAAGATACACTCATTGAAGATCTCAGTTGAAAATTGCGATTGAAATACTCCTGCTGGGCTGCCCATGTGGTCttaaattttcttatttatCCACTCACTGTGTTAACCATATCCAAATAATTGCTGATGTGGCATTATGCTGCAATGTAGAACTGTTATTGGACTTAAAGTGATAACAACACTATAAATagcagcaaaaatacatatgtatttttgatagtaGCAGTAACACGCGCCGAAGTGAGCCGATCTACGTCACAGTCGAGAGAAAAGCATCTGCTACGTGGAGAAAATGGCGGCGGCCAGGCACTCTACAAAACCTTCCATTTGAATAAAGTATtagatgaaatgttttctgctgttttaaaatgtatttataaaggTTTCTAACACAGATACAAACAATTTTTTACTGCAGTTCCCCTCAAATCGAAACTGAGATAATCATTTTCGCCATTTTCACGCTTGCTCGAAATGAAGTAAAAGGAAACGAACCTGGCGCTGTTTTCGTCACCGTAAATGTGGATTACCAGGAGTACGGCGAGTATGAGCATGTAAACGCCCGCAGAAAAAACCACTGCCGTACACTGCAGCTATGCGGGCGAGCGGGTCGAAATAAtgtcaaaaataaatgtataacATTAATTGCCACCATGCTGCTGACGTTCCTGATGAATTATCTATTCTACTCCAAGAGTTCctcacaaaaatcattgacGGTTAAATCAAAGAATAAGCCTACAATATAGTTGGAATTGAGATAAAATAATGGAATATTGCATCATGTGGCAGTGATCGAGTTCACCAAAAATTTCTGAGCATCAATACCAAATAAGATTCCAGTTTCCGGATTTTGTCATAACCTTTAAGAAATGGACGACTATTCATGAcagcaacaaaaaaaaacaaaatcgagagaaaaaaataaacttttttctcAATGAGATATTTAAAAACGGATTACACCGATTCGATTCCTCGTACTAAGATTCTTTGGTGCCGTAAGTTTGATGTAGATAGACTGGAACATAGTGCGGTCCGAAAGTAAAGGAATGCCAGATATTCTTACTATAAGCATTATGTTGTTACGGAGAAAACTGAAGGGTAAGAATTTGACTGACCTAGGAGACAACATGATGTCATTTGAACAGGATAACGTAGTAGTCGTTCATTACGTGAACCGACCAAAAACAGACGAACAAATGGCGGCAAACCACGTGCGAGAGTACCAGTTCATTCAAGTCTTATTCGCATCACCTACTTTAATTCCTTGAAAAACTAACACAGAGAATTCGGAGGGGTTTTCAGTAGGAAAGGCCACACAGACTATCATTAAATCATAGATTCTGATGTCACTCATTAGATCCACCATAAGGCTTGGAcggaaaataattcaattcgCATTTAATTCCAGCTTGGCGGGTTTACAGTTTATATGCTAATTCTCATAATTTTGATGAGACACTGTTTAATCATATAGCAAATTGTGAATAAGGGTTTACAATAACATAAAGAAGTACGTGTGTTCATTTCATGTTCTCCTTTTGCCGTCATTAAAGATCAAGGCACCGTTACATACTTCAGaagtttcaataatttctttcTAAGATAAAACTCAAAGAAAGTAAAGGCCGCTATGATGCTGGTAAAAAAATAAAGTGTATTTTCAATACAGTCAATAATTTCCAAATTAATACACACAACTTGATTATTCGTAAAACCAAACCGGTTGATTAAAGACTAAAAAGTATTTGTGAAGTTTTCATAGTTTTCGTTTATCTATGGCCGCGTCCACTTAAGCGTTTTCTTAATCTTTTTCTTAATCAACTCTTCACACGGATGCCAAACTTGGCCCGACCgcaaacgtcggaccaggcccgagccaaattttagcacggggcaaatgattgcgtttgaattgcaactggttctggAAATGATTCACTTCTTgatgtttgagcattgtttagcatcgagtgagtggtttgtgTGTGAGTGTGCTCTCTAaataggcacgggccaaatttggtgcgggcctgatccgtgccaattttgCACAAGCCAAATCGTCTTCacgtgatcgcggctaattGTTTGATGGTCAAGATTCCATAAAAGGGGAACAGTCGCTTTCATTGTCTGTTAATCAAATTTGGTGACGGTATGTTCAGACACATCCCTTTCAACAGTTGAATTACGAAGAATCCGTAACCCGGATTAAAAGCAGAAAATTAACGTGTGTGATTGTATTGTAAAAAGATAATCCGAGATTTGACAAGCTTATATTAATCACAGCTTTAcagctatatttagggtttctgcttCGCAGAGACCGTATTGTAATTCTCATGAGTAATTCTGGTGATTATTAGCTTTTCCACTTTCCTgactaatttttttcataaaatgtatctcctctcagattcgactactaacagcttataaacgtaattattttcaactcTGACAGAAATGTAACTCAACGTCtgaccatttcgaatttgcgtaTAGTAATTTGTTATGAATTAATCCCGTGTAATTACTGGGTCTAAACAGCGACCAGAATAACGCAAAGCATTgtcatccattgataaaaataCATCCCGAAAAAGCCTACAAATTACCGGACGACCTCGAGCGTCAAACTCAAAATCACGGATTCAGACTTACAATCAGTCCGGATGCGCAACAAGTGTATTATtagtacgataaccacactcaaacgtggtgaacggataataagataaaaaccgaCTATCAGATTAAAAGagttttaaaatcaagaattcgaacaatctaaaatatatgaaatacacgaACTTTCGATCGCACCCTacagatcatcgtcaggtgtgagatatagactaaaaacaggagtatatatacagatatgaacaggttaattgagtaaattggcgAGTGAGTAAGTAATTGGTGTTTAGTacttactcactcaccaattttaaaattcttttaatccgtagatagtgggtttttatcttattaagtatcttattaatgaaacaacatggcggatggttgaaatcattttcggctAAAATTGATCGCAAATTTATGGCGAGTTTTAGGACTTTTATGAACTATGATCGCTAAAAcctaaaatgagtcaattgattaattctattcgtaaatcaatttacgttggctacatttcgTGAAGATTTCTGGCTCAAATCAACTTAACATGAATAGAAATGGTAGGGATGTTCAGTGACCCccgaaaatataaaaacatcccaaatgAAGATTTCCTTAATGGAAGATGATAAGGGATATAGATACCCATCAGCCAGAAAAATTTCCACAagggtccaaaatcaaaggTCATCGAAAGGTCATGCAATCGTTGGGTGAAGAACATGTATATCATTTGTGCTATTCTGTAACCAAAAATATAGTAATAAACTCTGAATCATTTGTTTATGTTCACAGTGGGAAATGATGCTGCAGATATTGAAATCCAATGGCccttttccattttagaccCCCAGGGGTCGAGTAAGCCCCCAGAACCgacaaaaaatatgtaaaaattcatgtagtttattcaaataaactacaaTTTGCAGTCACTGATGTTTGAAATCATGGTTTGTACTCTCTAATTGTGTGGAATTGGTTGAAAGAGGTTTTAGGATGCAGGTACGGGTTATTTATGCACGTCTCGCAGAAGTAGGTCGCGTCTCACACTGTTTGTGCTTAGCTGTAAATGAGGTCAAATCGATAATTACTACCAATACAatataatacaatacaataaacTTTATTGCTCCTTAATGAACATAACATTATCGGattgtttacaataaagatacaAACAGAGAGAAAATGTGATATAAAGGTACAAAAATAGTTAcaaaacaatcaaaaatacagaGAAATTATGGTATCATTTCGGTAGTACaccaaacaatttcagattCCTTATACAAAAACAGTCAGAAATAAACTgctgaatatatttcatgatttcacGGTCGTTACTGCCTAATAGAAAGGCTATTTTACTACCGCAGCCGTGCATTGAAAAATGTATATTATGTTCACAATACATTCATAGTACAAACACTGCCTAGTTGCACCCATctgccatctattggaataaGCAGCGATAACAATTGAGCCGGTACGCTGCCGGGCTtaatatatattgaaaaagGTGGACCAGGCACACTGCCGGGATAGACATGGAATGATTAAGGTCACCTTTCCACTGGGTGATGCTATGGTATGAGTACATATGGTAGCAAATGAGTACTCGGCGAAGTAATGATCATGTTGGCTACCTACTTAATGCCTAGCTTTTGTGGGGGATATgcctagaatagatttaggccCTTAGTATAGTATGTAGAGCCAGTGGAAAGCCTAAGTAGTTAGTAAGGGGCTGGTTTACGGATGCGCTTGTGTAAATCGAGCATCCGCAAGCGCATCCGTGAACAGAGGAATGATGTTAAGAATTTTAAGCGTGAAAGTAGTGTTGTCAATCACGTATACGAAACCagccacaattttgattttgaaaatgcctcCATAATTTTCCCCTGTCCGGAAAAAATTAAACGACACATTATGGCATCGGCTCTGATTATCGAAAATTCAGGAAATTGTGCTAATTTGAATATCGGTTTCTCCCCTCACAACAATTTGATCTCCAAATTTCTCGCTTCTCTTGTACCCCGTATATTAATTCCCTCTATTGTTTGCCTTGAACATCGCTTGCTTGTGTCCATTCACTCACTGATTATCGCCTATCATGTTCCTTCTGTTTGTTTACATCTTAGTACCCCTTAGCTTGTCTTCACGTTTAATCACTTTATTTTTGTGTCTTTTGTTTATATATTACTTGAATCTATATTGCCCCTACTTTTCCTTTGCTTACTTTACCATTGTTTTCCAGCTGTTATGGCATTGCTTTAATCTATTCCCCTATCAATATTTAAATCACTCACTCTGtttctattgttttggtcttgtataaatatcttgtaatatatCTCCTgttctcagtacgcctgatgatggcatAGTCTTGAGCCGAAaagttgcgcaaatatatatattcgtctatccaagtttctcgtttaggctgaatttattgtgggatttctctcgttatcatctCACTGCAATCATTGCTGCAACTATTTCTCCTGGATAAATCAACAATCACATCATACATCAAAATCTgtgttcagtagaatttctttcaataaaatgaaaatttatttgactaatttttatgttttcaagattgaatttgaattgatcttaaaaccagagCATAAAGTTGAGGGCTCAGGtgcctaaaattcaattcctcaATGTCCCTGTAATGCCGAGTACGATGGAGATAACAAAGCAGTCtctcatttaatattattacatcTTTAATGCATTTCCTTATCcattaattttgtaaaaatttttCTACTGTTTACGTAGTAGCCCTTGTTGCTCCACATATCCCGGATATGTGTCGCGCTCTCAAAAGATAGTCGCACGTTACAAATTATTTTGGTGAAATCTTTGTGCGCTTCCCAGTGCGACATTTAAACCAACAAGGCAGAAATCCGTTGTCGCTGCTTTGTAGCTATATTTTGTTTCGAAGTTttgatttctgttttttctttaaatgcTCAGCTCAGGTATTCGTTTGATTGATTGGCCGTTGCTATTGGAATTGTATTTTGATACAACGAATCCTATTTTTCTATATTCACTTTCAGCGAGTAAGTAATCGCGCTTGATGAAAATGTACTGTAGGCCTACTTTATGAGACCAACGCACTATAGGTGGGTAGGCCGATATTAGTGCTAGTGTTTTTTCAATACggtaaataattgaatatcaccATCAAACAAGGATCTACTGCAACTGAATGTATCTACTGCAACTCCATGCCTCACTATTGAATAAGATATGAATTGCGACGTATGATGTAttttcgaatttaaaaaattagaaCATTCCATTTCATCGAATTAATATCACCTAACCGAAAATGTTAAATATGACCTTGATTGTTTATCGTCTGATAGATACGAATACATATACGAATCTATTCGTACACCACGAATGTACCACAGGTCCTCTTTATCCTTTCGATTCCCAACGTGTTTCCATGGTAACAGTTTTGCGCGCTCCATAGCTCTGATCGGCAAGCATCATTCTTAGCTACATAAATGACAGAAACTCGACATGACGATGCCATGTTTAACCTATCATAAGGTAAGAGAAATGATGATGTGTGCTTGAGTATTTAGGTATTGTCATGATCTCTGATTAGTCAACTTTTAATTCAATCGCGACATTCTACAGACTTTTCATGCAACACGTATATATCAAACCAGATTTTAGCTCATGTGTTTTCTATCAGGTCATTGACCTTTGATTGAATAGCTACAgtcatctcatttcattcatttgcgtttcatttcattcatttaacgTTTAACTGTTTCCATCATATGTATGCAGCGATGTACATAATACtgagataataattattcaatgGAAGGTATAAAGACATAAGTATTTGATCACATTATGACCCAAGGAGGGATTTTCTGAGTTTGGCTATTTTAGTGAGATAAGCCAAGCGCAAGGTTAGGGATGGTTTGCTGGACATGATATCATTGACGTTTTTTATAGTTGGAGCTTGATAATGATGTAGCCTAGCAGTAAGTCCCTTCATAGGTCATTGTAAATTGGGAGTAGAAGTAAGACGTGAAATTCGTCCTCTACACCAGTATGCAAAATTTGACAAGCGTTGTACCTTGGGGTTAAAAGGAGATGTCCAGCGACCGGTTTCTAAAGCGAGGTCGTGGCTTCGACAGTGAAATCAACACGGTATCGGTTTTATGATAGTCGAAATAAATTTCTAGATCGAATGGTTATGAACGTTATTAGTGACAATAAAGTTTCATATTGGTTGATATTCGATGAATTATTGTCGTGACAAACCGACAAAAAAACCGTGAAAAACCGTTAACaggaaaacatattttttagGTTTTTCTATTACACAATATTGTATTGACGGAGTGATATCAACATGAGAGTGATAATCAAAAGGTATCTATTTCGTCTCCTATTGGTCATCGTCATCTCAGTCCTTCTAGTAACCCCTTTTAAATGGTGGGATGTACTATGGAAATACAATCTGCATCCACAGAAAAAATGCGCaagtaaaaatgaaacgtCAGTCACCAGAGTCACCAACATGTCAGCTGGAAACATATTTGAGAAAATGAGGAACTACCGCCCACCATATTGTAAAGATATAATCGAGGGAAATAGTTCGGCAATCGAGAATGCAAGGCAATTCATGAAGTCGAATCCCAGAGAAAAGATTAACGACTCgaattatattcaattcatCGAATCATATGGATGCGATACATTTCGCCGCATCAGAGGTTATCGGTCGCACCCAACATCGGAAGAAGAGAGAGAATTTCCTTTGGCATTCGGCATGTTGATCTACACCGACTTGGAACAGGTCGAACGCTTTCTCCGTGCCATATACATGCCACAAAACTATTACTGTATACACATTGACAAGAAAGCGAAAAATCTAACAAGAACTGCTATAACTAAAATTTCCAGCTGTTTTCCAAACGTATTCTTATCTTCCAAATCGTACGATGTTCGCTGGGGGCAGTTTAGCGTTCTTCAAGCGGACATCACTTGTCCTACCGACTTACTTAGAATAAAAGATTGGAAGTATTTCTTTAACCTCGCAGGTATGTAGTTTGTCTAGAAGTAAGTTGTTGCATTTATTTTTACGTATCACGACTTACATAAAGACTTCACGGACCGTTTGATTTTCAGGCCAGGAATTTCCACTCATGAGCAATCGGCAGCTAGTTCGCATGGTGAAAGCTTACAGCGGTGCTAATGACAATATCATCGTCAAGGCTTCCGATATGTTTCAATCATGgtttgtaaaaaaatgaaagaaacgtcaaacaaataaaattactTGTATATGTATGCACGTATTTGGGATATTATCGATACAAGAGCACTATAGGCCATATATCTTGTCGTTTACAGGAAAGCGCGTACACAGTATGTCTTCAAATGGAAGGGCAAAGAGTTTTGGCCTAGACAGACCAACAGGAGGAAGTCCGCAGCTCCGCATGGCATCCGAGTGCGAAGGGGGGAGCTTCATCTAATAGCTAGCCGAAAATTTATCGAATACATTATTCGAAAGAAAGAGGCTAAAGATTTTTTAAACTGGCTTCGAGATACAAATATCCCCGATGAATCGTTTTACAGTACATTAACAGCTCGGCAAGCAGCAATCTGCGTTCCCGGCGCATATAACGGTGAGTCAATCTGCGGTCAATTAATCGATGATGCTTTTGAAGAGATCTATCCCGTTAATTACACTTCAGAGATGTTTCATACACAGATAAACTGCACATTATGTATGTCTTAATAATACCAATTAACAACACTGCGGCACATCGTAATTTTCGAATGAATCGATCATTACGTAATAACTGAATTAATTCCTCATTATTAGATCAGATTGTATTATCGTACTACGCGTAAAACCCCCTCAATGAAGTCAGATGTCTCAAAAAGTGAAATTTTTGATAACCTAATCAAGAGGTCCATGTTATCTGGTATAAACATATAGACTAGGGTGACCCAAATGTGCCTCCTGTCGACTTCTTGTACTTAGGCACAGGGGACGACATACCGGCGCATACTTCCAAATTAAATCAATCGACAGGTTTGGCGTTCTGGGCAAAAAACCCGGTATAGTATCGTATACGTCTAACTATATACATGAATTCTAATTTAAGAATCGGACGAAGCGAAGCCAATCACTAGCCATACGAGGTGGAAGCATTGGACAGACTACAAAGGTTCGCCGAAATGTCATGGTAAAATCGTACGACTCATCTGCATCCCTGGTATTGAAGACCTGTCTCGAATCATAAAAGATAACACCAAACCCATCATCAATAAACTATATATCAATTTCGAATATTTAACTTTCGACTGTTTGGAGGATTATGTACGCGGGCTTCAGAACGAGGCTAattcgatttcatttcaatttaatgATACGTATTTCAAGCAACTGAATCACGTAAAGTATCGCAATACTGAGTGTTAGACTGCAAACGTATCACGTTAAAGCGGAAAAAAATCCAGGTCTCACAAtcagaaaactgaaaaatatgaaaaattaaaatgtcaAGATTATGAAAtccgatttttttttcggtttTCCCCTTAAAAACCAAGGAATTAAGGAATGGCTTTTAGTGGAAACCGAAAATTCGGATTTCATAATAAACTTTTATATTCTAACTGTTCGGCTTCTTTATAATGGTACTTGGATATAATATTCATTGGCGAAACAGTGTGAAGCTCTACCTCGTCACGTCGATGCGATCATACCTAGTACGTAAATCATCCGAAGTGTCGAGTATGATGTGGCTATTCATATCTACGTAATTAACAGTGATAGTG is a window of Tubulanus polymorphus chromosome 2, tnTubPoly1.2, whole genome shotgun sequence DNA encoding:
- the LOC141898963 gene encoding beta-1,3-galactosyl-O-glycosyl-glycoprotein beta-1,6-N-acetylglucosaminyltransferase 3-like; this translates as MSAGNIFEKMRNYRPPYCKDIIEGNSSAIENARQFMKSNPREKINDSNYIQFIESYGCDTFRRIRGYRSHPTSEEEREFPLAFGMLIYTDLEQVERFLRAIYMPQNYYCIHIDKKAKNLTRTAITKISSCFPNVFLSSKSYDVRWGQFSVLQADITCPTDLLRIKDWKYFFNLAGQEFPLMSNRQLVRMVKAYSGANDNIIVKASDMFQSWKARTQYVFKWKGKEFWPRQTNRRKSAAPHGIRVRRGELHLIASRKFIEYIIRKKEAKDFLNWLRDTNIPDESFYSTLTARQAAICVPGAYNESDEAKPITSHTRWKHWTDYKGSPKCHGKIVRLICIPGIEDLSRIIKDNTKPIINKLYINFEYLTFDCLEDYVRGLQNEANSISFQFNDTYFKQLNHVKYRNTEC